Part of the Plasmodium malariae genome assembly, chromosome: 9 genome is shown below.
TTTGTTCAtacgtatttatttatatattatatatatataaatatatatatatatacatatatatatatatatgctataTACGTATCACTagttcataatatatatatttttttggggcatttttaaaagatgaaaaaaagaatatttactaatttttaaagCAAATAATCTATAACTATTTTCATtgatttgttttaatatttattttaattgaaGATCCCCTCAGTATTACAGTTTATgtactttaaaattttacgcatttatatatatatatttctttttcatatatttacatatatttacatatatttacatatatatatatatatatatatatatatatatatatatatatatacattttttttttcatattatatatttttatatatatgtacaaacgGGTTCCTCATACATTAACATTTTTGTGCGATATCTtgcaatattaatataagaaatattcggaaacgatataaaaaaaaattactagtGTGAATATGCATATAGCTTTTTGTGcagaataaaaagaaaaaaaaaaggtgaacaaaagaataaaaaaaatacagttTATAACagatatttttcaaaaattgtaATGTGGGAATATACGTGTTTAGCATGGATGTACAAGTAAcgtaatgcatatatatatatatatatgtatgtatattcacgtaaatatatttaaatgaacaaTTAATCCATAAAACTTTTAcgttaaatttattttgattacGCTGTTTATACGGAGTTAATggtacaatatatataatttgtccaatttacaaaaatatgttaaaatttattaagtacgatttgtttattttattttttttttttttgtcatgtTTGCATAGTACTGAcagtttaaaaataatataagaggaattatattatatgaaatatattttttaatagaaaaagaaataatttaatttttatgaaagtataattttactagtatgggtaaaataaatgaatatgttaaaaaagttaaaatgtcattataacataataaaattttgtagaaaaatgaaaatcaaATTTTATTCTAACACCGTTAGAAAAGAGGGtcatataatacatacagtattatattttttttccttttaaatgaatattaacCTATTGTACAGTAGCACCTAATCGTTTTCCGTAATTTTCCATCTAGTTTCATTAACCCCTTATTTAACATAgtacgaaaaaaataaaaaataatcatataaCGAAATTGCAACACccttttaaaatgttatcaccaatatattattactgaaAATTGAGAGAAACGTAGCAATTGTAGCAATTTTTTAATCCCAATTTTTgacttaaaatatttttttgtatttgcaTTTTactatgtaataaaaaatattactcctaaaaaatttttttttttttttttttacggaTATTAagatttttgtttatttatattatttaaataaatcttTAACATGTCAGTTAATTATACAATGAATAAACAAGGTTTTAGGTATACTATAAAATTttcgtaaaaataaaagcatatGCTTACTCTTACGAACAAACAAAATCATCTTTACATATCATAACTAGCGAATGTCTTGAAATACATACATTCTTCTATTTTCTAGTTGCAAATTAAGAATTACTTCTTATAAAAACGAATAGAATCGTTAAACGTACATATTAGAAAAatgatacatataataattattaaaatgtaaaggAACACAATTCGCTAAAAGATCTTcacaatatattttcctttttatatatactaatttataatcttaatgaaaaaaaaaaaaaaaaagcggaAAATCAtacaaaagaaattataaatatagtcTTTCAAAAATGGACACAAAAATGGTGTTCCTTTAGCAgaattatgaatttataatgGTAGCAAAATgacctttttttaattataaataaagaaaaaaaattagcttGCAATGAATCGTTTTATCAGTATAAtcaaaattcaaaataacgaaaaaaagTAATCTTAGAACTTGTaaaatcattatatatactttttatttcgtACGTTTAACAAAATTCATGGCGCATCTTTTTTCGCTTCAAAATTAAGATGAAATAGTAAAAACttcatacaaaaataaattcaaaattcctcaaaaaggaaatatcTTCAAAATTACGCGTGTGCGCATAGGTTacataaatgcatacatatatatatttgttacatatatgaataaatttattacatatatatatatatatatatatatatatatatatatatatatatatatatttacgcaCACACAGCATAACTGATTCACTTGCTTTCACATGAAAACGCTcgtcatattatatatatatatatatatatatgataaatgtATGATATGATGTATTTGTGTACATATTTCACGTATGCATTATGCATACTTATGTATGCTGAATGAACTTCATCagagttatatttttacttcaaCAAATGGGGCTATGAGCTcaccaaaaaataaaataaaagtatatatgcatacttttaaaaaacgCCATTGGtgtatttttcctttttattttatattttttttttttacgtaacGAAAATATTGTGCGTAATTACATGCACATAAGGAGTATTTCTTCCTTGAGTCatgcataaaataattcaaaaaaaatcatGTTAGCAATTTTAATCAAAATGTGTAATGTTGtacactttaaaaaaaaaaaaataataaaatataaatatatatatatatatatataaatatatatatatatatatatatatatgtatatataaaattatgaacatgtcAGAACagttttaacatttttttttgtgtgcaTTTGTgtttgaatattatatatatatattatatatatgtatgttatatatatatatatatattatatatatatgtatatattatataatatatatatatatattatatatatcatatatatatatatatgtacacattacATACATAGCTGAATTACGCGGAGACGATTTTTACATTTGCATGTGTACATTAAAAGTATcgctaaaaaaaaagagcacaaaaaaaaaaaaaatatatatatatatatatatatatatatatatatattatgcatacgtgcgtgtatgtatttttttttttttttttttttcaatacatacatgtaatttttacttttaatagttattcttttttatttttttattttttttttttttgttacaattaaaaaaaaaatattttattaaaaaaatattataaatatatatttatattaatatattttgagatttttataagaaaattagcagagaaatatttaaaaaaaaaaaaattcaactatttcttaacataaaaacttttattcactttttttttttataacttttttttgaaataactttttatttttgtatatatttatatatatataatatccgAACAAGATGGTATCCAAAAAACCAGCAAAAGCTAAAAAAACCACAACAGGAACTGCAgatggaaaaaagaagagaaaaaagtcAAGATATGACAGCTATGGACTTTACATCTTTAAAGTATTAAAACAAGTTCACCCGGATACTGGTATATCAAGAAAATCCATGAACATAATGAACTCCTTCCTTGTTGACACTTTTGAGAAAATTGCTACTGAAGCTTCAAGGCTATGCAAATATACTAGAAGAGATACATTATCCTCTCGTGAAATTCAAACTGCCATAAGGTTAGTGTTGCCAGGAGAATTAGCTAAACATGCAGTATCAGAAGGAACAAAGGCTGTTACAAAATTTACCTCCAAGTAAATTTTGTTGTATTCTTACGCATACGCACACACCAAAAGGAAAGActgaaaagaataaaaaaaaaaagaaaaacagaaaaatcgaaaaaccaaaaaaaaagaatatcaCATTGTGTACCTTAATGTGGTATTTATCTATCTATATCgatatctatctatctatctatctatatatatatatatatatatatatataaaatgaaaaaaaaagaaaaaaaaaaaaaaaagtgaaacaaccaaaaagaaataagttaaatggaaaataataCATGAAGAGAAGAACAATTATacaaggaaaaatataagaatgaaTTTAAAGAAGAGTAAAAGAAATGGAAGACAGACACTTTAATTGAAGtcctgtttttttttttttttttcccattctttttcatttttttttattttcctaatgagctttatatatatctgaaCAAGAGTTTAtctgtgtatatacatatgtacctAAAGCTGTTCATGCGTTCTTTtagtgcatatatatatatatatatacatatatatatatatatatatatatatatatatatttgtatgtaccTATTGAACGTACAAAATTGAAACGAATgctataatataaatataaagggaataatgtaattatgatgtatatatttatatgtgtgctattatttatatatatgacaaggcagacatatgtgcataattAGTAGTTTTAAGCAATATAAGAAGAAATGTTTTGTTTTGCTATGTTCAattcatttgttttatttgttttaagactactatcaaaaaaaaaagaaacagtatataatacatgttcatatatagaattttataatatgtttagTGCACGTATCTATTTactgaatatattttttcgacaattttttttttcaagtttAACTATGTTTAAACGAACAAGTTTTTTAAGGCTTCACTAGAAGCCATTCCTTTCTTCTAAGTTTTTTCATTACAAAAACAAAGcctttttcaatatatatgctACAGGAAGAACAAATGTTATAACAACTATTGGggaagtttaaaaaaaaaattaaaaagcaataaaaaataaaattttttttttttttttttttttttttttttttctttttccttttcaacAATATGtagtttattaaaaattgtatgTTCTCTACCATTTGTTCAAAAGGAGTTAAATAGATTTATTACTGTTAAATTGAAAATgttatttgtataaaatttgttttctttttttccccttcttgcacaatattaatatattcataatagtATAATGTTGACTTAaggggagaaaaaaaaaagattatatataacaacacaaaattaaaaaaaaaagtgttaaaaaggtattcattataaaaatgatggaaaacaaaattaaaagaactttaaaaaaaaatgtagataaAAACAAACTAAaccaaaatgaaatatagtttgtaacaaaataatcaaagaaaaaaaaaaaaaaagacatataTCAAATAACAAAATCAAAAACTGAAATAACATCTCATGTTGTTCCAATAAATTGTGAAGCAAATGTATGGTTTATTagaaagataaatataactaaaaaaattgcatattgtgaaattctttttattttatttttttattttttaatttttattttttttatttcttataatttaaagCTAAATAGTAATcacagaaaaaaagaaacttCTCACATTtgactttttattttttgtcaaataaaatatgactCAAAAAAATAGTTGTTAACGCAGCTATTAAAACAAGTACATATAAAAGCACACCTCTTTGGATACAAACAAAATTACAAGACAAATAGTttagcaaaaatatatagcaaCAGTTGtacatatctatatatgtctatacatacatataagtaATGGGAATTACTGTTGGTAACATCAGTATACACATGTGGGCCTGAACTTCGATATCACCTatcaatgaaaaaaacaaactgTTAACAAATGGTTTAACGATCTATAGTCGATGTAAAGCTATGTTTAGTATCATCAAAAAAGTAATGTTTCATTCGTCCCACCTTTgatttactaaaaaaaaaagaaacaaaaatgtGTAATTTTTTGAGGATGaaatgtaaaagaaaaatatgaacagacAAGGGAAAAgatgaaagaaaaagataaacagGTAAGGATAAAAATGGGGAAACAAAATGAGAGAAAAAGCAAATGTGAATAACGTCTACACGTATgaagctaaaaaaaaaaaaaaaaaaaagtataaaacggttaaaaataattatatgatgtcaaattatataatttttttttaattacttaacaaatagaattttaaatatggTGTAAACGCTTAAGAGTACACAAAAGATAATAATGACCATCATAAGTATGTCAAACAGTTCATTTACTTTTATGGTTAATTTAGTTTTTCCActagaaattataaaattgacatttttaattatgtgaTATGTTCTTTGAATGAATTgattattttcaataaatgATATAAGTAGTTTATTCTCAAAATTATtgaaatgttttatataagaaCATCCAGCTATATTCTCTACTGTATttgaaacatttttaaaatatttgtataaaagtTCTCTTTCATATGTAGtttgtataatataacaattaATATGGCCAAAATATTCTtcataaatgttttttatagAATCAATAATCTTTCTGTTGTACATTCCATCCTTCTCTTTATATACTTTCCATATTTTTGTTCGTGTGCTAATAAAAACAGTTGAAATATCTCTCATTTGTGTAGTtgataagtatatttttggTTGTTCATGTGATATAGTTTCATAAGGAATAAAAGATACCTGTTTacattttacttcatttgAGTTTAAACTACACCTATACAAATGTACTAACTGTTTGTTCTTACTCAAagtaatgtaataaaaaccTATTTCGTTGTTTGAGTCTACAAACAGAACAAaatctattatattttttaccttgAAATATACATGGAATTTGtaatcttttaatattataacataGTCATTGTTATTGTAATAAAAAGCAGTATATCTATTAACAGAAGAAATGTTTTTTATCTTCGACTTGTTAAATATGTCCATGATGggatttttatataaaagcatTTCATACATATTTCGAAGATTTTTATAgcaattattataatcattttcattaagatagattttattacatacatcaaaattcattttagtcatattcttatttatgtgtttccataaaatataattatcacCAAATTGGTTTCTATATAAAGGAGAATTAAACAAAAAGCTTTTACTATTAGCTATTTTTTCATCGTTATATCTTGATAGTTTTGTCTCTTTTTGATTTCcttctatataattatttgcatttttttccaACAAAACTTTTAAATTACAAGCAATggttttattaaaaacataataagcAATGTTTATATTCTCGAAATCGTTCCTTACAAagcttttaaaataattagatatttttttaagtaaagatgtattttctttattcatatatggaAATGCTAAttctaataaatttttatattcttcattttttataaaaattgcaTTTATTTCGTTATGATCATGTGCAGACGgataacataataatttttcaggTAAAAATTTggtattctttattttacatatagcTGCCATAGGTACTAAATCGCTATTATTATCACTATTATTATCACTACTATTATACCTAATATTATGACTACTATTATCCCTATTATCATCCCTATTATCATCCCTATTATCATCCCCATTATTATAACCActattatcatcatttttatcattgtCTTTACTACCCTTAGAATCCTCATCGTACTCCGAAGCATCAAACctctttatataaaaattctcACTCTTAACGTACAATTCTTTCTtcatatcaaaatattttaaaccTGATTcactataaaataaattattaatttcacATATAACACcattcttataattttttaataatattatatcacCCCCATCATAttcaaaaacaaaatgtaCATTAGCTGGCActctatatttaaaataatttataatttttgtaaaacttTTGTAAAAGTATATTTCCTCTTTTAGTTTTATCTCTCCTATATGTaaactatttatataattactgtcttcattttcatttaaaaatatgtactgAAATTTACTCAGTTCACTCGttgtattatttgtattcGCATTTGTATAAATAACATTAGTCAATTTTCCAACTGCACTAGAACCAGATACCACATTTTcgaaataatacaaaattattaacacataataattaagtattcttttcatttttttctttttttttttttcaaacctTATATCTTAAACTGCttcataaataattcttGAACTAACAAAAATGGAATATGTTGGACCATtcaccttttttattatgtactGTTCAGGCAAAATGagaaagtaaaaatgaattattaccttttttaatcaaaaatattaaataattaccAAAAAATACACGagtatacaaaaaaaaaaaaaaaaaaaatttacttattattttaGTGTTTTACACTTGTAAATTTTTCCGTGCATTTGTTGCAATaacaggaaaaaaaggatgcACACACCTatttcgtatatatatgtgtgtatatatttatatatgtggtACAAATGTAGATTAACGAAATCATTTTCCTTCATGAATATGTTtacacacgtatatatacacaccaAAATTATGGTATCGTTTTACCATAATTTTATTCGTAGTACAACTGTTTTCTAACATTCTCATGAGGATTTATAACCATATGAACTTCTTCAATGGCGCATATTCTAATGGGGATAAAAGACGCAAAAGcgaaaaaacataaaaaaaaaaaaaaagacgaaaaaacgaaaaaaaagactCATACGCGAAAAAGCGAAAAAAACTATGCACTATTCAACTAAAAGTTTTACACGCAAAATAGATTTGCGGTCATTCACCTTTTAGCTGTAGCCTTATTCTGTTTACAAACATTAATTTTCCTATTGCAACTACTTTTTCATTTGGTACATACTTAGCGCAAGATAAATACATTAGCACAAAAGGTGCTTTATAAGATAATCATTTGAAACTGTAATTTAACTggtacataattttttcttttcactttgaatgcaaaatattttaaaaataaatatgttttctcATAAAGTtgtatattctttattttaaaaaaaaaaaaaaaaaaaaaactgaaaaaacagaaaaaacaaaacgcAGAAAGGGAAGAAAAAGACGAGTACATCATTTCGGTAAATACGAAAAAGACACCGACTTTCTCCTTAATAGcactttttcctttcttcCCTCCCTCTCTCCCTCATTTTCAATATCTTGAATGGTTATATACTTtgcaaaaagaaaatgattattatatAGTTGTAATAAACTTCGTTTTTAATCTTTACATTATATTGTGTAATTGcactttttccttttatgttttaaatttgtggagaaataaaaaaaaaaaaaaaaacgaaaaacaaaaatttaaaatttaatatttaaaatttaacacttaaaatataaaaattaaaatttaatatttaaaatataaaaattaaaatttaacatttaaaaattaaaaattaaaatttaacatttaaaaattaaaaattaaaatttaacatttaaaaattaaaaattaaaatttaacatttaaaaattaaaaattaaaatttaacatttaaaaattaaaaattaaaatttaacatttaaaaattaaaaattaaaatttaacatttaaaaattaaattttaaaatctaaaattttaaattttaaaattaagttttaatatttatgaacagTGGTTTATtcagaagaaaataaaaaagtcttacataaaaacataatttttctcAATCAAAATTGTTTTCCTTCTAATTTCTCAACATTCAAAATGCAAAACCTTTTTAACGTCAAAAAAGGTatagcataaaaaaaaaaaaaaaaaaaaaaatattcataatataataatccATAAATGAGTTAATCATGTAATATctaaaagtataatataatttatataacttttGTAATACTATGTTATAGGCTAAATAGCACTTCTGCTACCTCCATTTAGTTATTGtgctttttaattatttagtGCCCTTAGTCTGTTTCTTCTTTCTTCAATTATATCTAGTTTAATTCCTTTCTCCCTCGGTAAACTAATATAAGGTTTTGAGTTGTCTCCTATAACCAAAACATTACTTAGCCGAGTAGCAAATATTTTTCCTCTTGAATCTTTTACATGAATAATATCATACGTTCCTATGTTTTTGTCTATCGAAGAAATTGTACCAACTCTACCAACACTGTGTCCTGCAGTTACCATAACCATACTACCtatttgaaattttaaatggtCTAAAACTTTTCCTGTTTCTAAATCTAATCTTACTGTGTCATTTACCTTAACTTCTGGATGGATATATGGTATA
Proteins encoded:
- the H2B gene encoding histone H2B, putative — its product is MVSKKPAKAKKTTTGTADGKKKRKKSRYDSYGLYIFKVLKQVHPDTGISRKSMNIMNSFLVDTFEKIATEASRLCKYTRRDTLSSREIQTAIRLVLPGELAKHAVSEGTKAVTKFTSK
- the PmUG01_09014900 gene encoding conserved Plasmodium protein, unknown function codes for the protein MKRILNYYVLIILYYFENVVSGSSAVGKLTNVIYTNANTNNTTSELSKFQYIFLNENEDSNYINSLHIGEIKLKEEIYFYKSFTKIINYFKYRVPANVHFVFEYDGGDIILLKNYKNGVICEINNLFYSESGLKYFDMKKELYVKSENFYIKRFDASEYDEDSKGSKDNDKNDDNSGYNNGDDNRDDNRDDNRDNSSHNIRYNSSDNNSDNNSDLVPMAAICKIKNTKFLPEKLLCYPSAHDHNEINAIFIKNEEYKNLLELAFPYMNKENTSLLKKISNYFKSFVRNDFENINIAYYVFNKTIACNLKVLLEKNANNYIEGNQKETKLSRYNDEKIANSKSFLFNSPLYRNQFGDNYILWKHINKNMTKMNFDVCNKIYLNENDYNNCYKNLRNMYEMLLYKNPIMDIFNKSKIKNISSVNRYTAFYYNNNDYVIILKDYKFHVYFKVKNIIDFVLFVDSNNEIGFYYITLSKNKQLVHLYRCSLNSNEVKCKQVSFIPYETISHEQPKIYLSTTQMRDISTVFISTRTKIWKVYKEKDGMYNRKIIDSIKNIYEEYFGHINCYIIQTTYERELLYKYFKNVSNTVENIAGCSYIKHFNNFENKLLISFIENNQFIQRTYHIIKNVNFIISSGKTKLTIKVNELFDILMMVIIIFCVLLSVYTIFKILFVNKSKVGRMKHYFFDDTKHSFTSTIDR